From the Fulvia fulva chromosome 2, complete sequence genome, one window contains:
- a CDS encoding Ubiquitin carboxyl-terminal hydrolase 1 yields the protein MDPRIQLERLPPSLDTASTIACGILFLFGLHFTLQYLDYQILSPLEMLWNALVYIIPTPLLLDSARRQELRRNDMLSQTHAAKGDALRRMLGIGGNAILQRLPGVEGGGIVRRMSSAVTGGFAAPVTSDVPPGLGNWDNSCYQNSVLQALSSLGSLRSWLRVSEPGIGESGSTTNASLQETIAKLRDPSNNGKHIWTPAKLKSMSSWQQQDAQEYFSKIMDELDKEAAKNVAATETEPGLETVVREQDSGAEAETNTHTPGLPRNPLEGLVAQRVACTKCGFSEGYSMIPFNCLTVPLGSNNTYDLEACLDEYTKSEDIEGVECRSCTLISAAAKLKQLQLPVELRGQIAERLQAIEQALDSDDFSDKTLKQDCHILPKAFVNSTKTKELVLGRAPQSLVVHINRSVFDPMTGSQRKNYANVRFPFVLDLQEWMLSIGDASSHYQLSAVVTHYGRHENGHYICYRRHASLETADEHEDLGHDKRKESWWRLSDEDVSPVTETEVLDQGGVFMLFYERITEPGLPHATISSAPAEVVEEAAAIPLPADGADDWDLYPGKPSSTATPSLVTSSEHSVVSESDTDTDYDDEDPTVAKQSSQPTPVLKTASPTSLRPTQKDMKHAIGMSNTMMSV from the coding sequence ATGGACCCGCGTATCCAACTTGAGAGACTCCCGCCATCCCTCGACACAGCTTCAACAATTGCATGCGGCATCTTGTTCCTCTTCGGTCTGCACTTCACACTTCAGTACTTGGACTACCAGATACTCTCGCCTCTGGAGATGCTCTGGAATGCCTTGGTCTACATTATCCCGACACCATTACTACTGGACTCGGCGCGCCGACAGGAACTGCGAAGAAACGACATGCTCTCGCAGACACATGCCGCCAAAGGCGATGCTTTGAGGAGGATGCTTGGTATTGGTGGGAATGCAATCTTGCAGAGGCTGCCTGGCGTTGAGGGTGGCGGAATCGTACGAAGGATGAGCTCTGCCGTAACGGGAGGGTTTGCTGCACCTGTTACGAGCGATGTACCTCCTGGATTGGGCAACTGGGATAATTCGTGCTACCAGAACAGCGTCCTCCAAGCGCTCAGCTCTCTTGGTAGTCTGCGATCGTGGTTGCGAGTGTCCGAGCCTGGCATTGGTGAAAGTGGTAGCACGACCAATGCTTCGCTGCAAGAGACGATTGCGAAGTTGCGGGATCCGTCGAACAACGGAAAGCATATCTGGACACCCGCGAAGCTCAAGAGTATGAGTAGCTGGCAGCAGCAAGATGCACAGGAGTACTTTTCCAAGATCATGGACGAGTTAGACAAGGAAGCCGCGAAGAATGTAGCAGCGACAGAGACCGAGCCCGGACTGGAGACTGTCGTAAGGGAGCAAGATTCAGGCGCCGAGGCGGAGACAAATACGCATACGCCAGGTCTTCCAAGAAACCCGTTGGAAGGCCTCGTTGCGCAGCGAGTAGCCTGCACGAAATGCGGCTTCTCCGAAGGATACTCCATGATCCCCTTCAACTGCTTGACGGTTCCGCTTGGCTCGAACAATACATATGATCTTGAGGCATGCTTGGATGAGTACACTAAGAGTGAGGACATCGAGGGCGTGGAGTGTCGCAGTTGCACTCTAATTTCGGCGGCCGCGAAGCTGAAGCAGCTCCAGCTGCCCGTTGAACTCCGTGGCCAGATTGCAGAGCGGTTGCAGGCGATTGAACAAGCACTTGATAGTGACGACTTTTCCGACAAGACTCTCAAGCAGGACTGCCACATCCTTCCAAAGGCTTTCGTGAACAGCACGAAGACGAAGGAGCTTGTCCTTGGTCGAGCGCCACAGTCTCTGGTCGTGCACATCAATCGAAGCGTTTTCGACCCGATGACAGGATCGCAGCGGAAGAACTACGCCAATGTGCGGTTTCCCTTCGTGCTGGATCTGCAGGAGTGGATGCTATCAATTGGTGATGCATCTTCACACTACCAGCTTAGTGCCGTGGTAACTCATTATGGGCGGCATGAGAACGGCCATTACATCTGCTACAGAAGGCACGCTAGCTTGGAGACAGCAGACGAACATGAGGACCTTGGACATGACAAACGGAAGGAAAGCTGGTGGAGGTTGAGCGATGAGGATGTATCGCCTGTGACGGAGACGGAGGTGCTCGATCAGGGCGGAGTCTTCATGCTCTTCTACGAGCGTATTACTGAGCCCGGCCTACCTCATGCCACAATTTCATCAGCCCCAGCAGAAGTGGTTGAGGAAGCCGCAGCAATACCACTCCCAGCAGATGGTGCCGACGATTGGGATTTGTATCCAGGGAAACCCTCGTCCACAGCGACGCCTTCGTTAGTCACTTCGTCTGAGCATTCGGTCGTTTCAGAATCCGACACCGACACGGATTACGATGACGAGGATCCTACTGTTGCAAAACAGTCATCGCAGCCAACGCCTGTACTCAAGACTGCGTCGCCAACATCGCTCAGGCCTACCCAGAAGGACATGAAGCATGCTATTGGCATGAGCAATACGATGATGAGCGTTTAG
- a CDS encoding Serine palmitoyltransferase 2 codes for MPAIRALNPFASSPAASPDTTTLLSEKEPIRIDARESVPIKQAPRFTRPRFNLPFSGAPKTPRAQPTVDTPQQQSRLEAPHVLAFRPPSPQIPTLSLPTINLTTATGEKSKMEKAEPLTLFQPPSPAEARRIARQHAAFGPLGSKQHLYSSRFVGTEFPEPIEDEPPYYYLITTYISYLILIIFGHVRDFFGKRFKPEQYKQLREHDGYAPLNSDFDNFYIRRLQLRINDCFRRPVTGVPGRFITLLDRTSDDYNLTFKLTGTTTQTLNMSSYNYLGFAQSEGECADAAEASVKKYGISFCSPRGDVGTSELHVDVERQVAEFVGKEAATIYSMGFVTNATIFPALVGKGCLLISDQLNHSSIRFGARLSGAVIDMFKHNDMDALEHLLRERISQGQPRTHRPWRKILVAVEGLYSMEGTLCNLPGLIALKKKYKFNLYVDEAHSIGALGPRGRGVCDYFGIDTKDIDILMGTFTKSFGANGGYIAADKSLVDKIRVNNAGTIFGECPTPAVLSQISSSLRIIAGDLAPGQGEERLQRLAFNSRYLRLGLKRLGFIVYGHDDSPIIPVLLYHPAKIPAFSHEMLKRKIAVVVVGYPATPLISSRARFCVSAAHTKDDLDRLLAACDQAGDILQLKFSSGIAGGQEPIPDGLTNKEEVEIRSCLEAGGKPAATPPRWKLSDVVRRGVQDVKKPLC; via the coding sequence ATGCCTGCAATCCGCGCGCTCAATCCCTTCGCCTCCTCGCCCGCCGCCTCTCCTGACACCACCACCCTTCTCTCGGAGAAGGAGCCCATCCGCATCGACGCCAGGGAATCTGTCCCCATCAAGCAAGCGCCTCGCTTCACCCGGCCCAGATTCAATCTGCCCTTTTCAGGCGCGCCCAAGACGCCAAGAGCACAGCCAACAGTAGACACACCACAGCAGCAGTCGAGATTGGAAGCTCCGCACGTTCTCGCTTTCAGGCCGCCCAGCCCACAGATACCCACGCTCAGCCTACCCACCATCAATCTGACGACTGCGACTGGCGAAAAGAGCAAAATGGAGAAGGCCGAGCCATTGACACTTTTCCAGCCACCTTCACCTGCTGAGGCACGGCGGATAGCTCGACAGCATGCTGCATTCGGGCCATTGGGCTCCAAGCAGCATCTCTACTCGTCCAGATTCGTGGGCACCGAGTTTCCAGAACCCATCGAGGATGAGCCGCCGTACTACTACCTGATCACAACCTACATTTCCTATCTGATTCTGATTATATTCGGCCACGTCCGAGACTTCTTCGGCAAGAGATTCAAGCCAGAACAATACAAGCAGCTTCGGGAGCACGATGGATATGCGCCACTCAACTCCGATTTCGACAACTTTTACATTCGACGACTCCAGCTGCGAATCAACGACTGCTTCAGACGACCAGTGACTGGCGTGCCAGGTCGCTTCATCACCCTTTTGGACCGCACGAGCGATGACTACAATCTCACATTCAAGCTTACTGGTACCACCACCCAAACACTGAACATGTCTTCTTACAACTACCTCGGTTTCGCACAATCTGAGGGCGAGTGTGCGGATGCTGCCGAAGCCAGTGTAAAGAAGTATGGAATCTCATTCTGCTCGCCAAGAGGCGATGTGGGCACATCAGAGCTCCATGTCGATGTCGAACGCCAGGTCGCCGAGTTCGTGGGCAAGGAAGCAGCTACCATCTACTCCATGGGTTTCGTGACAAACGCCACCATCTTCCCTGCTCTGGTCGGTAAGGGTTGCCTCTTGATCTCCGATCAGCTCAATCACTCCTCGATCCGATTCGGCGCGAGGCTCAGCGGTGCGGTAATCGACATGTTCAAGCACAACGATATGGACGCACTCGAGCACCTTCTCAGGGAACGAATCTCGCAAGGACAACCACGAACACACAGACCATGGCGGAAGATCCTGGTGGCCGTCGAGGGGCTTTACAGCATGGAAGGCACCCTGTGCAATCTCCCGGGTCTTATTGCGCTCAAGAAGAAGTACAAGTTCAACCTCTACGTCGATGAGGCACATTCGATTGGCGCCCTCGGCCCGCGTGGGCGTGGCGTTTGCGACTACTTCGGCATCGATACCAAGGACATTGATATTCTCATGGGCACCTTCACCAAGTCTTTCGGCGCAAACGGCGGGTACATTGCTGCAGACAAGTCCCTGGTCGATAAGATTCGAGTGAACAATGCTGGAACCATCTTCGGCGAGTGCCCTACCCCAGCAGTGTTGAGCCAGATCAGCTCGAGTTTGAGAATCATCGCTGGTGATCTCGCGCCTGGTCAAGGCGAAGAGCGACTACAACGTCTTGCATTCAACAGCCGTTACCTCCGACTTGGACTCAAGAGGCTAGGTTTCATTGTCTACGGTCACGACGACAGTCCCATCATTCCGGTTCTTCTCTACCACCCAGCCAAGATTCCAGCCTTCTCCCATGAGATGCTGAAGCGCAAGATCGCTGTGGTGGTGGTCGGATACCCTGCAACACCTCTGATCTCGTCACGAGCACGATTTTGTGTTTCGGCTGCGCACACCAAGGATGACCTTGATCGATTACTCGCTGCATGCGACCAGGCCGGAGACATTCTGCAACTCAAATTCAGTTCCGGCATCGCTGGCGGCCAGGAGCCGATCCCCGATGGTCTTACGAACAAGGAAGAGGTTGAGATCCGTTCCTGTCTAGAGGCGGGTGGCAAGCCTGCAGCGACACCCCCGCGGTGGAAGCTATCAGATGTCGTGCGACGAGGTGTACAAGACGTCAAGAAGCCACTCTGCTAG
- a CDS encoding Ecp20-2 has product MLFTNYLILAGAALAAAVPSELAGPKPNQFTITNFVFGCTVGCDWSFNVAVQGSGPDHPPVKKPVKCSGNVNDAKDYVDCGKISDTQRIKAYIVKATNQLKLEYEVQKPNHGAVYRYTGEKKVYAATGEHAKLQKPNFVVKETGSTGVA; this is encoded by the coding sequence ATGCTCTTCACCAACTATCTCATCCTCGCCGGCGCAGCACTTGCTGCAGCTGTACCATCGGAGCTAGCCGGGCCGAAACCAAACCAATTCACAATTACGAACTTCGTCTTTGGATGCACAGTTGGCTGTGATTGGAGCTTCAACGTTGCTGTGCAAGGATCTGGGCCCGACCATCCGCCTGTCAAGAAGCCAGTGAAATGCTCCGGTAACGTGAATGACGCCAAAGACTACGTCGACTGCGGCAAAATCAGTGATACCCAGAGAATCAAAGCCTACATCGTCAAGGCCACGAATCAGCTCAAGCTTGAGTACGAGGTGCAGAAGCCGAATCATGGTGCCGTGTACCGATACACgggcgagaagaaggtatatgCCGCCACAGGTGAACACGCGAAGTTACAGAAGCCCAACTTCGTCGTGAAGGAGACCGGCTCGACAGGTGTCGCCTAG
- a CDS encoding Pentatricopeptide repeat-containing protein: protein MAGNTQNNTAFVNGVRSLVNMWRMTMARHLRRGSTVAAMETSGWDFLPSRTVFDQQVPRSHHMFEQMLGMLVPVPQSSASTTLDPAKILRNADYASSALVTLELLRSMERSKSSLPSEPDILPFVNLLSKLLKIAPAPRTPYSFQEKLFALKDDPAELAYYREMGNRLHLEHMQLPGPSHASEFGAEGSTPPSAADSLPGVEADPDHDALESAPTSDVSQTDRFALLHYKRLARALAQQDMLLAEKIKRETYAFAGSRGADSQALPLELYEHLMLTFLSLRNPKAAIEVWNHVIQAGYTPTVKTYSVMMRGAQAVRDVSGMKAFWQKMRNAGLQPDEHAWSIRIYGLIKLQLVKEGFQAMNEMAQEWMAAAKAREMKVASRERKKEMATNQNLGAELLAKYSGPVDGVPRPSLVVVNSAVSSLAQSQRGEIPKALTWARTFGVEPDITTYNVLLNVAMRYEQADEALKLLRHMQQRGVAADSATWTVLLTALFEGGFLEGLDHKQQQEKVLSFIKSLETNNPKMPGIDVKGYALVIDRLLKRYDNPEGAAAVMNHMVVRGLQPTTHIYTILMSSYFQRRPQPDLAAVEALWKYIESQNKGYGAPVDSVFYDRMIEGYATHHRLLPGGVSTALGFLKRCRQAGQKPGWRALEMVSRALAERQEWNQLKVLVDDVRSSLREGRGASQHMGQRNFWRFIIEGTDLLREEGITRPEDLLPSDPRRSPLLQAEASAEAL from the coding sequence ATGGCCGGGAACACCCAGAACAACACCGCGTTTGTGAATGGTGTCAGAAGTTTGGTGAATATGTGGAGGATGACAATGGCAAGACACCTCAGACGCGGCTCCACAGTCGCAGCCATGGAGACATCAGGGTGGGATTTCTTGCCATCTAGAACTGTGTTCGATCAACAGGTGCCACGGTCGCACCACATGTTTGAACAGATGCTCGGCATGCTAGTGCCAGTGCCTCAATCGTCTGCCTCGACGACATTAGATCCAGCTAAAATCCTACGCAACGCGGACTATGCCAGTTCTGCTTTGGTCACATTAGAACTGCTGCGCTCCATGGAACGCTCAAAAAGTTCGCTGCCGTCTGAGCCTGACATATTGCCTTTTGTCAATTTGCTATCGAAATTGCTTAAGATTGCACCGGCGCCCCGGACACCGTACAGCTTTCAAGAGAAGCTGTTTGCCCTGAAGGACGACCCTGCTGAGCTTGCATACTACCGAGAAATGGGCAACAGGTTACACCTTGAGCACATGCAATTGCCAGGGCCGAGTCACGCCTCAGAATTCGGAGCGGAGGGTAGCACGCCTCCTTCAGCAGCAGACTCATTACCAGGAGTAGAAGCTGACCCAGACCATGATGCATTGGAATCTGCGCCAACATCGGATGTCTCACAGACCGATCGCTTCGCGCTGCTCCATTACAAGAGACTGGCCCGCGCTCTAGCGCAACAGGATATGCTACTAGCAGAGAAGATAAAACGCGAGACATACGCATTTGCAGGCTCACGTGGCGCTGACTCACAGGCGCTGCCTCTCGAGCTCTACGAGCACCTCATGCTGACCTTCCTCAGTCTCCGAAACCCTAAGGCAGCCATCGAGGTGTGGAATCATGTCATCCAGGCTGGATACACGCCGACTGTGAAGACGTACTCCGTGATGATGCGCGGGGCGCAAGCGGTTCGAGATGTGAGCGGCATGAAGGCCTTTTGGCAGAAGATGAGGAATGCTGGGCTGCAACCAGATGAGCACGCCTGGTCAATCCGCATATATGGATTGATCAAGCTGCAGCTGGTCAAAGAAGGATTTCAGGCAATGAATGAGATGGCACAGGAATGGATGGCAGCTGCAAAGGCACGAGAAATGAAGGTCGCCAGCCGCGAACGCAAAAAGGAGATGGCAACGAATCAGAACCTTGGAGCCGAACTGCTCGCGAAGTACTCCGGCCCTGTAGATGGTGTACCCCGGCCGAGCCTGGTTGTTGTCAACTCTGCCGTATCATCGCTTGCGCAAAGTCAACGTGGAGAAATTCCAAAGGCACTGACATGGGCTCGAACGTTTGGTGTCGAACCAGACATCACTACTTACAATGTCTTATTGAATGTGGCGATGCGGTACGAGCAAGCGGACGAGGCATTGAAGCTCCTTCGCCACATGCAGCAGAGGGGCGTTGCAGCTGACAGCGCAACATGGACCGTGCTCCTGACTGCACTGTTTGAAGGTGGCTTCCTAGAAGGTCTCGACCACAAGCAGCAGCAAGAGAAGGTTCTGTCATTCATCAAGTCACTAGAGACCAACAACCCGAAAATGCCCGGCATTGACGTCAAAGGATACGCGCTCGTAATAGATCGCCTTCTAAAACGCTATGACAATCCTGAAGGTGCAGCTGCCGTGATGAATCATATGGTGGTCCGTGGTCTTCAGCCAACCACCCACATTTACACCATCTTGATGAGCTCCTACTTCCAGCGTCGACCTCAACCCGATCTTGCAGCGGTGGAGGCACTTTGGAAATATATTGAGTCGCAGAATAAGGGTTATGGCGCGCCTGTGGACTCAGTTTTCTACGACCGCATGATCGAAGGGTATGCTACTCATCACCGACTGCTACCCGGTGGCGTCAGCACGGCGCTCGGTTTCCTGAAGCGCTGTCGACAAGCTGGGCAGAAGCCAGGTTGGAGGGCCCTTGAGATGGTGTCGAGAGCTTTGGCCGAAAGACAGGAATGGAACCAACTGAAAGTGTTGGTGGACGATGTCAGATCCAGCCTGAGGGAGGGTCGTGGGGCGAGTCAGCATATGGGGCAACGAAACTTCTGGAGATTCATCATCGAGGGGACAGATTTGCTGAGAGAAGAGGGTATCACGAGGCCGGAGGACCTCTTACCGAGTGATCCCAGGCGAAGCCCATTGTTGCAGGCTGAGGCGAGTGCTGAGGCACTGTAG
- a CDS encoding putative acid phosphatase: MTTLQPRRPYSEEELKQLYPKGLELQQVQILLRHGERTPVSARFKNAGLHGTWPYCKAANELKSAILTADRTFDNLQWKRRLETFGERDLPKLAAGPKGEIDAICQPGELTDRGRETTLALGQRIRQLYVDQLGFLPASLDEGTRESVSLRATPIQRALESVQQAYSGLYPAASRAPGLAPPAIVQRLMQDETLFPNEGACKRFAELSHAFADRTAKLWNDSPEMQHINKRIGKWMPKESPVVKVDSHPRLSGVMDSVNATLAHGSATKLPTEFYEEQVRANIDRICVEEWFVGYQESNEYRKLGIGGLVGDLTQRMVEHVNGIPKEGEREPFKMALSGCHDTTIASTLAALGGFEIDKDKWPNFTSNIAFELFKPKQAADGKATTWPSKEKSWWYSLFGSPKSSTSSAREPLSSLPESSKQQLDQHYVRLRYNDKPVVLPFCKPVGRHLEGDESFCTLAAFKEAADMITPKDWKSECRSNLGTSAFPDVISPPPGASPRS, encoded by the coding sequence ATGACCACCCTGCAACCACGCCGTCCGTACAGCGAGGAAGAGCTCAAGCAGCTCTATCCAAAGGGCCTCGAGCTGCAGCAAGTCCAGATCTTGCTTCGTCACGGCGAGCGGACACCGGTCTCGGCACGGTTTAAGAATGCTGGCCTTCACGGCACATGGCCATACTGTAAAGCAGCGAACGAGCTGAAGTCTGCCATTCTCACGGCAGATCGGACCTTCGACAATTTGCAGTGGAAGAGGAGACTCGAGACTTTTGGTGAACGCGATTTGCCGAAGCTCGCAGCTGGGCCGAAAGGCGAGATCGACGCAATATGTCAGCCAGGTGAGCTTACTGACAGAGGAAGAGAAACTACACTTGCACTTGGTCAGCGAATACGGCAACTATATGTGGATCAGCTTGGCTTTCTGCCAGCAAGCCTTGACGAGGGTACGCGAGAGTCAGTGAGCTTGAGGGCAACTCCCATCCAGAGGGCGCTGGAGAGTGTTCAGCAGGCCTACAGCGGGCTGTACCCTGCGGCATCGCGAGCCCCGGGCCTTGCGCCCCCAGCAATCGTGCAGCGATTGATGCAAGACGAGACATTGTTCCCGAACGAAGGTGCTTGCAAGCGCTTCGCTGAGCTCTCACACGCCTTCGCAGATCGTACAGCGAAGTTATGGAATGACTCACCCGAGATGCAGCACATCAATAAGCGAATCGGAAAGTGGATGCCCAAGGAGTCACCGGTCGTCAAGGTCGATTCTCATCCGAGACTTTCTGGTGTGATGGACTCCGTCAACGCCACACTCGCGCATGGCTCTGCCACCAAGCTGCCCACCGAGTTCTATGAAGAGCAAGTTCGTGCCAACATTGACAGGATATGCGTGGAAGAGTGGTTCGTTGGCTACCAGGAGTCTAACGAGTATCGCAAGCTGGGCATAGGTGGCCTAGTAGGTGATCTCACGCAGCGCATGGTGGAGCACGTCAACGGTATACCAAAGGAAGGAGAGCGCGAACCATTCAAGATGGCTCTATCTGGATGTCACGACACTACCATTGCCTCAACACTTGCTGCGCTCGGAGGGTTCGAGATCGACAAAGACAAGTGGCCGAACTTCACCTCTAACATTGCTTTCGAACTGTTCAAGCCGAAGCAAGCCGCAGATGGGAAAGCGACCACCTGGCCAAGCAAGGAGAAGAGCTGGTGGTACTCTTTGTTTGGATCACCGAAATCATCCACCTCGAGCGCACGTGAACCATTGTCGTCACTACCGGAATCAAGCAAACAACAGCTTGACCAGCACTACGTCCGGTTACGCTACAATGACAAACCCGTCGTACTTCCATTCTGCAAGCCCGTGGGCAGGCATCTCGAAGGCGACGAGAGCTTCTGCACTCTCGCGGCGTTCAAGGAAGCTGCTGATATGATCACGCCAAAGGACTGGAAGTCGGAGTGTCGAAGCAACCTTGGCACGTCTGCATTCCCGGACGTGATCAGCCCACCGCCAGGAGCCTCGCCACGTTCATGA
- a CDS encoding Long-chain-alcohol oxidase FAO2, with protein sequence MSALPVEATAAPLPPLPSQDPLSAAQWGIFAAIADAVTPSFSPSKGNRLLQHPLRREVFDGAAKRIQTLARLDPSNADLATAYLGESATTQPEFREHFTRLLSFSMSDTSRNGLLFILNALNTRAGALLLTGHATAFDCLPIQDREQVLLGWAHARLPFLRQLHRSLVTLVRVLWIRSSPTIGELLAYPKIPINAGLAGAGFPFRFVQIPPAATPTAEPEVIETDVVIVGSGCGGAVVAKTLAEAGLKVLVVEKGHYWSPEYFPMSDNEAQHLYGNGGAMISDDASITVVAGSTWGGGGTINWSASLQPQGIVRREWAYKFGLTQFNGSDFQADLDYVCDRMGVSTAPVKHNKANVALLEGARKLGWSAKPVAQNTGGEEHSDGFCTRGCRDCGKKGPTVTWLPDAAKAGASFMEGFDVKEVLFDDTESGGDRQATGVRGIWTSRDMSGGIAGLERTTREVIVKARKTIISGGSMYTPLLLQRSGLKNKHIGRHLHLHPVSMLAAVWDEDVRPWEGPILTSVVNEFENLDGDGYGAKLECTTMIPGSFLCMLPWTGSLAWKELAIKMRRMTGYISLARDRYGGRVYSDAQGRCMVQYSPNAYDKNHILEGIARMAEIVYVEGAREIHAAIPGIEPFVRPDSDTANRVSVHANQAPSRTDAEFKDWLDRLRKNGFPAPGSGFFSAHQMGSCRMGTSPKNSAVDHRGTVWGTKGLYVADTSVFPSASGVNPMITCMGIARGIARGIVDEEKGSTGSTGKLSPKL encoded by the exons ATGTCGGCGCTCCCCGTCGAAGCCACGGCAGCACCGCTCCCACCGCTGCCCAGCCAGGATCCGCTGTCCGCCGCGCAATGGGGCATCTTTGCCGCAATAGCCGATGCTGTCACGCCGTCCTTCTCCCCTTCGAAGGGCAACAGGTTGCTGCAGCATCCTCTGCGGCGAGAGGTCTTTGATGGCGCAGCCAAGCGTATCCAGACTCTGGCCAGGTTGGACCCTAGCAATGCAGACCTGGCCACGGCATATCTCGGCGAGAGCGCCACGACACAGCCAGAGTTCAGGGAGCACTTCACTAGGCTGCTCTCCTTTTCCATGAGCGACACCTCCAGGAACGGCCTTTTATTCATCTTGAATGCTCTCAA TACACGAGCTGGGGCCCTGCTACTCACTGGCCACGCTACAGCTTTTGATTGCCTACCGATTCAGGACCGAGAGCAAGTTCTCCTCGGATGGGCGCACGCGCGACTACCGTTTCTCAGGCAACTCCACAGGTCGCTCGTAACATTAGTACGCGTATTGTGGATTCGAAGCTCGCCAACCATCGGAGAGTTGCTAGCATATCCGAAGATACCGATCAATGCCGGGCTGGCTGGAGCTGGCTTCCCATTCCGCTTCGTTCAGATTCCACCTGCAGCGACACCAACTGCTGAGCCAGAGGTCATTGAGACAGATGTCGTGATAGTAGGCAGCGGCTGCGGCGGTGCCGTCGTGGCGAAGACTCTGGCTGAAGCCGGACTGAAAGTGCTCGTAGTGGAAAAGGGTCACTACTGGTCTCCAGAGTACTTTCCCATGAGCGACAACGAAGCTCAGCATCTATACGGCAATGGAGGTGCCATGATTTCAGACGACGCCAGTATCACAGTTGTAGCAGGCTCAACCTGGGGTGGTGGCGGCACGATCAACTGGTCTGCAAGCTTGCAGCCACAGGGCATCGTAAGGAGGGAGTGGGCGTACAAGTTCGGCTTGACCCAATTCAATGGCTCCGACTTCCAAGCTGACCTTGATTATGTTTGTGATCGCATGGGAGTCAGCACAGCTCCAGTGAAGCACAACAAGGCTAACGTTGCACTTCTCGAGGGCGCAAGAAAGCTGGGATGGAGTGCCAAGCCAGTTGCGCAGAACACCGGAGGCGAAGAGCACAGCGACGGCTTCTGCACGCGAGGATGTCGAGACTGCGGAAAGAAGGGACCTACCGTGACTTGGTTACCCGATGCCGCTAAAGCCGGTGCGAGCTTTATGGAAGGCTTTGATGTCAAGGAGGTTCTGTTTGATGACACGGAGTCTGGAGGAGATCGTCAGGCCACTGGTGTGAGAGGTATCTGGACGTCTCGTGACATGTCCGGCGGTATTGCTGGTCTCGAACGCACGACTCGCGAGGTCATCGTCAAAGCCCGCAAAACCATTATTTCTGGGGGCTCGATGTATACCCCATTGCTGCTGCAACGGTCCGGCCTCAAGAACAAGCACATTGGGCGACATCTCCATCTTCACCCAGTCTCCATGCTCGCTGCAGTATGGGATGAAGACGTCAGACCATGGGAAGGTCCAATCCTGACATCTGTCGTGAACGAGTTCGAGAACCTTGATGGTGACGGTTACGGCGCCAAGCTCGAATGCACGACGATGATCCCAGGTTCCTTTTTGTGCATGCTCCCATGGACAGGTTCTCTGGCCTGGAAGGAGCTTGCTATAAAGATGCGCAGGATGACTGGTTATATTTCCCTGGCTCGCGACCGCTACGGCGGACGAGTCTACTCCGACGCTCAGGGTCGCTGTATGGTTCAGTACTCACCCAACGCCTACGACAAGAACCACATCCTTGAAGGAATCGCCCGCATGGCGGAGATCGTATACGTCGAAGGCGCGAGAGAGATTCATGCTGCCATCCCAGGAATCGAGCCATTTGTGCGTCCTGACTCCGACACTGCCAACAGAGTCTCTGTGCACGCGAATCAGGCACCGTCACGTACGGATGCTGAGTTCAAAGACTGGTTGGACAGACTCCGCAAGAATGGCTTCCCTGCGCCTGGTTCTGGTTTCTTCTCAGCTCACCAGATGGGATCGTGTCGAATGGGTACGAGCCCAAAGAACAGTGCTGTTGACCACCGTGGAACGGTCTGGGGTACCAAAGGGCTGTACGTTGCTGATACGAGCGTCTTCCCTAGCGCCAGCGGCGTGAACCCAATGATCACCTGCATGGGTATCGCGAGAGGCATCGCCAGAGGCATTGTGGACGAGGAGAAAGGGTCTACCGGCAGCACCGGCAAGCTGAGTCCGAAGCTGTGA